The following proteins are encoded in a genomic region of Oceanisphaera profunda:
- a CDS encoding EamA family transporter: MSSSALLPRHIAVLVLALLACSFAGNHVAARIAFDHDAGLLLAILSRSGVTMLALVSLIIWRRESLRFKPQAWGWQLLMGLLIAIQSFCIYSAVARIPVALTLLVVNLAPILLALLTWALGGSRPTGRASLLMGLILFGLVLALDLPSRLANPGEIDASFIEGMLFSLTAAGVFACALWITDHRLDSMSGLVRSMLTLAVVFTTTTIVGAAGLVPGGMSLPTAPTGWIALGSLAVLYGTAFSILFTFITRLDIARNAPVMNMEPVAGLIFGWLILDQFLGGIQIVGGLIVVCGIVMLAYAKTPDRLPPKPS; this comes from the coding sequence ATGAGTTCGTCTGCCCTATTACCCCGGCATATCGCCGTTTTGGTTCTCGCCCTGCTGGCGTGCTCTTTCGCCGGTAATCATGTGGCTGCACGCATTGCTTTTGATCATGACGCCGGTTTATTGCTCGCCATACTCAGCCGTTCAGGGGTAACCATGCTGGCGTTGGTATCCTTGATCATTTGGCGGCGAGAATCACTTCGCTTCAAGCCTCAAGCTTGGGGTTGGCAGTTGTTGATGGGACTATTAATTGCCATCCAAAGCTTTTGCATCTATTCCGCCGTTGCACGCATTCCAGTTGCCTTAACGTTACTGGTGGTTAACCTCGCACCTATCTTATTGGCTTTGCTTACCTGGGCTCTCGGTGGTTCACGCCCAACGGGCCGCGCTAGTTTATTGATGGGCCTTATTTTGTTTGGTTTGGTGCTCGCGCTCGACTTACCGTCTCGCCTCGCCAATCCCGGTGAAATTGATGCCAGCTTTATAGAAGGTATGTTATTTAGCCTCACTGCCGCTGGCGTATTTGCTTGTGCCCTGTGGATTACAGACCATCGCCTGGACAGCATGTCCGGCTTAGTACGTAGCATGCTAACGCTTGCGGTAGTATTCACCACGACAACCATAGTCGGCGCAGCAGGGCTGGTTCCGGGCGGAATGAGCTTGCCTACCGCCCCCACTGGCTGGATTGCACTAGGCAGTTTGGCCGTATTGTATGGCACCGCATTCTCCATACTGTTCACCTTTATCACGCGCTTGGATATTGCTCGCAACGCGCCAGTAATGAACATGGAGCCCGTAGCCGGACTGATATTCGGCTGGCTAATACTCGATCAGTTTTTAGGCGGAATACAGATTGTAGGTGGGCTAATTGTGGTCTGTGGGATAGTTATGCTCGCTTATGCAAAGACGCCAGACAGGCTGCCACCAAAGCCATCCTGA
- a CDS encoding MDR family MFS transporter — protein sequence MSETQRPQAHRPWILTALMLFMMLAAMDVTIVSTAVPQIVADLGDFSLFTWVFSIYLLTQTVTIPVYGKLADLYGRKPILIFGSTLFLVGSAACAFAWDMPSLIAFRGLQGLGAGAIMATINTLAGDLYSLEERGRVQGYLSSVWGIAAISGPMLGGTFVEYLTWHWIFLVNLPIGLLAIGLLMAFLHEDVVKKRHNIDYLGSAAILTGVGSLIFALMQGGTAWDWTSSASFIAFGIAALLLIFAVWTQTRALEPIMPGWLWRNPALAGANLAMVGMGFIIMVPTAYLPTFTQSVYGLNAISAGLVLAAISIGWPTASSLSAKLYMRIGYRNTALIGSILIFIATAGFLVLPYQVPIWVLVFDQVLLGAGFGLLSTPLLVGAQASVGWQQRGVVTGANMFSRFLGQSLGIAVFGTLFNGSLATQLATAPNELRARLPQDIDDVVVNLQQSELASDVALYLRHSVFDAIYGLYIGLAVVALLVLIIVAISPRQFSIHKAETVTAGS from the coding sequence GTGTCCGAAACACAGCGCCCTCAGGCTCATCGCCCTTGGATCCTAACTGCATTGATGCTGTTTATGATGCTGGCTGCCATGGACGTAACCATTGTATCCACCGCCGTGCCGCAAATCGTGGCGGACTTAGGCGACTTTTCGCTGTTTACTTGGGTGTTTTCTATTTATTTGCTGACGCAGACCGTCACTATTCCCGTATACGGTAAGTTAGCTGACTTATACGGTCGCAAACCGATTTTGATCTTTGGCAGTACGTTGTTTTTGGTGGGATCTGCCGCCTGTGCCTTTGCCTGGGATATGCCCAGTTTAATTGCCTTTCGTGGGCTGCAAGGTTTGGGCGCGGGCGCCATTATGGCCACCATTAACACCTTGGCCGGCGACTTATATAGCTTAGAAGAGCGCGGCCGCGTGCAAGGCTACTTGTCCAGTGTGTGGGGCATAGCCGCCATTTCTGGCCCCATGCTGGGCGGCACTTTTGTGGAATACCTGACCTGGCACTGGATATTTTTAGTCAACCTGCCCATTGGCCTGTTGGCGATTGGCTTACTGATGGCGTTCTTGCATGAAGACGTGGTGAAAAAACGCCATAACATCGATTATCTCGGCTCCGCTGCCATCTTGACCGGTGTGGGCAGTTTAATCTTTGCGCTGATGCAAGGCGGCACGGCGTGGGACTGGACTTCCAGTGCTAGTTTCATCGCCTTTGGCATTGCCGCGCTATTGCTGATATTTGCGGTATGGACACAAACTCGCGCCCTTGAGCCCATAATGCCGGGCTGGTTGTGGCGCAATCCGGCACTGGCAGGTGCAAATTTAGCCATGGTCGGCATGGGCTTTATTATTATGGTGCCCACCGCCTATTTGCCCACCTTTACTCAGTCTGTATATGGACTCAATGCCATTAGCGCCGGTTTGGTGCTGGCGGCCATTAGCATCGGCTGGCCCACCGCTTCTAGCTTATCGGCCAAGTTATATATGCGCATTGGTTATCGTAATACGGCGCTAATTGGTAGCATCTTGATCTTCATCGCCACGGCAGGGTTTTTAGTCTTGCCCTATCAAGTGCCCATTTGGGTGCTGGTGTTTGATCAGGTATTGTTGGGCGCGGGCTTTGGTTTATTGTCGACGCCATTATTGGTGGGCGCGCAAGCCTCAGTAGGCTGGCAACAACGCGGTGTGGTTACCGGTGCCAATATGTTTTCGCGTTTCTTAGGCCAGAGTTTGGGTATTGCGGTATTTGGCACGCTGTTTAATGGCAGTTTGGCTACACAACTCGCCACAGCACCCAATGAGCTGCGGGCGCGCTTACCCCAAGATATCGATGATGTAGTAGTCAACTTACAGCAATCGGAGCTGGCCTCAGATGTCGCACTGTATCTGCGCCATAGTGTGTTTGATGCCATTTATGGCTTGTATATTGGCTTAGCGGTAGTCGCCTTGTTGGTGCTGATTATTGTGGCGATTAGCCCCAGACAATTTAGTATCCATAAAGCGGAGACAGTGACCGCTGGATCTTAA
- a CDS encoding aldehyde dehydrogenase (NADP(+)), translating to MDLQGHQLIGQQSIAATGKPIYAINPATGQRIEPGYGSGSMSEVELACQLAWSAFDSYRETTLTDRADFLETIATEIEALGDVLIERAMLETGLPRARLEGERGRTCGQLRLFSNVIRAGEWLDVRIDSALPDRSPHPRSDLRQRQIALGPVAVFGASNFPLAFSVAGGDTASALAAGCPVIVKAHSAHPGTSELVGRAVQKAVAICKLPEGVFSLLYGAGNDLGQALITDPRIQAVGFTGSRSGGTALMHTANNRPQPIPVYAEMSSINPVILMPAALEARADALGHAFIASLNMGAGQFCTNPGLILAIKGEALGRFMAAAADAVSTSAPQTMLTPGIYAAYSAGLKQLRDSGKVSEIAASNLPTESKSPCHSTLFLASATDFISDERLHAEVFGSCSLIIECSDMTQLQEVLEHLEGQLTATLHMDEADHDAIKRLLPTLERKAGRILANTWPTGVEVCQAMVHGGPWPATSNSRSTSVGTAAIYRFLRPVCYQDLPQMLLPEALRDDNPLAISRLLNGIRE from the coding sequence ATGGATCTCCAAGGACACCAGCTTATCGGTCAACAATCTATCGCAGCGACCGGTAAGCCAATTTACGCCATCAACCCTGCTACCGGCCAACGCATAGAGCCGGGCTATGGCAGTGGCTCTATGAGTGAGGTTGAACTGGCCTGTCAGTTAGCATGGTCGGCATTTGACAGTTATCGCGAGACGACATTAACTGACCGAGCGGATTTTCTAGAGACAATTGCGACGGAAATTGAAGCGCTTGGAGACGTTCTGATCGAACGCGCCATGCTTGAAACCGGCCTACCACGTGCAAGGTTAGAAGGTGAGCGTGGCCGGACTTGTGGTCAATTACGGCTTTTCTCTAACGTTATTCGTGCCGGCGAGTGGCTAGATGTTCGCATTGACTCAGCACTCCCGGATCGCAGCCCCCACCCTCGTAGCGATCTGCGCCAACGACAAATAGCGTTGGGCCCAGTAGCTGTTTTTGGCGCCAGCAACTTTCCTCTGGCTTTTTCAGTAGCCGGTGGCGATACCGCCTCGGCACTCGCTGCCGGTTGTCCGGTCATTGTTAAAGCTCATTCAGCTCACCCCGGCACTTCCGAGCTGGTAGGTCGTGCGGTGCAAAAAGCGGTGGCGATTTGTAAACTTCCCGAGGGCGTATTTTCATTACTGTACGGGGCGGGTAACGATCTGGGCCAAGCACTCATTACCGACCCTCGTATTCAGGCTGTTGGCTTTACCGGCTCACGTAGCGGCGGCACCGCACTGATGCACACCGCTAACAATCGCCCACAACCCATTCCAGTTTATGCCGAAATGAGCAGCATAAACCCGGTAATCCTCATGCCGGCGGCATTAGAAGCCCGAGCTGACGCTCTGGGGCACGCCTTTATTGCATCACTTAATATGGGGGCTGGACAGTTTTGCACCAACCCGGGGTTGATCTTGGCTATAAAAGGTGAGGCGCTTGGTCGTTTCATGGCGGCCGCAGCTGATGCCGTCAGTACCAGTGCACCACAAACCATGCTGACTCCTGGTATTTACGCAGCTTACAGCGCGGGGCTTAAGCAATTGCGTGACAGTGGAAAAGTTAGCGAGATTGCTGCTAGCAACCTCCCTACCGAGTCAAAAAGCCCGTGCCATAGCACGCTGTTTTTGGCCAGTGCGACAGACTTTATCAGTGATGAAAGGCTACACGCCGAAGTCTTCGGCTCCTGCTCGCTAATTATCGAATGCTCGGATATGACGCAGCTACAAGAAGTACTGGAGCACCTTGAAGGCCAGTTGACCGCCACATTGCACATGGATGAAGCCGACCACGACGCCATTAAGAGGCTGTTACCCACTCTTGAACGTAAGGCCGGCAGAATTCTCGCCAATACCTGGCCCACGGGTGTTGAAGTATGCCAAGCAATGGTTCACGGCGGCCCTTGGCCTGCAACCTCGAATAGCCGGAGCACCTCCGTTGGAACCGCGGCTATTTACCGATTCTTGCGCCCAGTGTGCTACCAAGATCTGCCGCAAATGTTATTACCTGAGGCACTCAGAGACGACAACCCGCTGGCTATTTCGCGCTTGTTAAACGGTATACGCGAGTAA
- a CDS encoding ribonuclease activity regulator RraA codes for MSTLENAPTKTLSSTAKAGLMRASTASLHTILFKRGLRNTYIQGVSKMNNGTVKMVGQAFTLRYIPAREDIDTVAAFRDPQHPQRLAVETVPEGMILVSDCRQDASAASAGSILLSRLEYRNCAGFVSDAGIRDSEHAATMKMPVFSAKASAPTNLTKHHGVDIQVPIGCGGVAVFPGDVLVGDNDGIIVIPLDIAEEIAEEAVKMEAFEDYVLEKVRMGTPVIGLYPPNEQTQAEYQTYMENR; via the coding sequence ATGAGTACACTTGAGAACGCACCAACTAAGACATTATCTAGCACTGCTAAAGCAGGCTTGATGCGCGCATCTACTGCGTCATTGCATACCATTTTGTTCAAGCGTGGCTTGCGTAATACCTACATTCAAGGTGTGAGCAAGATGAATAACGGCACCGTAAAAATGGTTGGCCAAGCATTCACCCTACGTTACATTCCTGCACGTGAAGACATCGACACGGTAGCCGCCTTCAGAGATCCTCAGCACCCTCAGCGTCTTGCCGTAGAAACAGTTCCTGAAGGCATGATTTTAGTCTCTGACTGCCGTCAAGACGCTTCAGCGGCCAGTGCTGGCAGTATTTTGCTTAGCCGTCTTGAGTACCGTAATTGTGCAGGCTTTGTATCTGATGCGGGCATTCGTGACTCAGAGCATGCCGCGACTATGAAGATGCCGGTTTTTAGCGCAAAAGCTAGCGCACCCACCAACCTAACTAAGCACCATGGCGTTGATATCCAAGTACCCATTGGCTGCGGCGGCGTCGCTGTATTTCCGGGTGACGTACTAGTCGGTGATAACGACGGTATTATCGTGATACCGCTCGATATTGCTGAAGAAATCGCTGAAGAAGCAGTGAAAATGGAAGCGTTTGAAGATTACGTACTTGAAAAAGTCCGTATGGGTACGCCAGTGATTGGTCTTTATCCACCTAACGAGCAAACCCAAGCTGAATATCAAACTTACATGGAAAATCGTTAA
- a CDS encoding DUF4282 domain-containing protein produces the protein MRELFFFDNMVTPKFITILYWVLLFSAVLGGVGIIFSGSIFSGLMTILGGVIFARIWCELMVVLFKINANLQKIADRNVE, from the coding sequence ATGAGAGAGTTATTCTTCTTCGATAACATGGTGACCCCAAAATTCATTACCATTTTATATTGGGTGCTGTTATTTTCTGCGGTTCTTGGCGGTGTGGGTATTATATTTTCTGGCAGTATATTTTCCGGCTTGATGACGATATTGGGTGGCGTTATTTTTGCCCGTATTTGGTGTGAGCTGATGGTGGTATTGTTTAAAATTAATGCTAATTTACAGAAAATTGCTGACCGCAACGTCGAATAA
- a CDS encoding EAL domain-containing protein, with product MNGKTGGCEREYCSQCVNKEALDFDFTMAFQPIINCQSLTIFGYEALVRGLNNESAYSIISKVNDENRYLFDQLCRVKAIALAAKLEVSTMLSINFLPNAISQPERCIRTTLAAAREHNFPIERIIFEFTETEKLEDNKHIQRVIEYYQQLNFTTATDDFGSGYSGLNLLADFQTDIIKLDMELIRNIQQDKVRQVIVRNCLSMFADLNVTPLAEGIETMNEFIWLRDAGVELMQGYLFAKPGFEHLPEVNFSDLAEFSS from the coding sequence ATGAACGGTAAAACAGGAGGCTGCGAGCGAGAGTATTGTAGCCAATGTGTGAATAAAGAGGCGCTGGATTTTGATTTTACCATGGCGTTTCAGCCGATCATTAATTGCCAATCCTTAACCATATTTGGTTATGAGGCGCTGGTGCGTGGCCTAAATAATGAGTCGGCATACTCTATTATTTCCAAGGTTAACGATGAGAACCGCTACTTATTTGATCAGCTGTGCCGAGTTAAGGCCATCGCTTTGGCAGCTAAGCTCGAGGTGAGCACTATGCTCAGCATTAACTTTCTGCCTAATGCTATTTCTCAACCTGAGCGTTGTATACGTACCACGCTTGCGGCAGCCAGAGAGCATAACTTTCCTATCGAGCGTATTATATTTGAGTTTACGGAGACCGAAAAACTTGAGGATAATAAGCATATTCAGCGGGTAATTGAATATTATCAGCAGCTAAATTTCACCACCGCCACCGATGATTTTGGCTCGGGGTATTCCGGTCTTAATTTATTAGCGGACTTTCAAACCGATATTATTAAGCTGGATATGGAGCTTATTCGTAACATCCAACAAGATAAAGTACGCCAAGTCATAGTAAGAAATTGCCTAAGTATGTTTGCCGATCTTAACGTCACGCCATTGGCCGAAGGCATAGAAACCATGAACGAATTTATCTGGCTGCGCGATGCGGGCGTTGAACTTATGCAAGGTTACTTGTTTGCCAAGCCCGGCTTTGAGCATTTGCCGGAGGTGAACTTTTCTGATTTAGCTGAATTTTCTAGCTGA
- a CDS encoding FadR/GntR family transcriptional regulator, protein MQIQESNTGGTLSSMVYQKILISIINGEYPVTEKLPSEAKLCEKYSVSRPVLRDALTRLKEDNLIVSRRGSGSFVVKRPDETVLSFSKISSISDIQRCFEFRTNLEGSAAGLAATRRTAVQLNRIIGAAEKIKEANSIQAVASDEDFEFHLAIAEASNNQYYSTVMKSLRENIKEGMNITRTLSLRSADHNRITLVQDEHDAIVKHIVDGDAKNAELAMRAHLNNARVRMFEGTDS, encoded by the coding sequence ATGCAGATACAAGAATCAAACACTGGTGGGACACTCTCATCAATGGTCTATCAGAAGATTCTGATTTCAATCATTAATGGCGAGTACCCAGTGACGGAGAAGCTGCCTAGTGAAGCTAAGCTTTGCGAGAAGTACAGTGTTTCTCGACCCGTGTTGCGAGATGCGTTAACGCGTCTCAAAGAAGACAACTTAATTGTGTCCCGAAGAGGATCAGGTAGCTTTGTCGTTAAACGACCTGATGAAACCGTGCTTTCATTCTCTAAAATATCCAGTATTTCAGACATTCAACGGTGTTTTGAGTTTCGCACTAATCTCGAAGGCAGCGCCGCAGGTCTTGCTGCTACTCGCCGTACCGCTGTTCAGCTTAACCGCATCATTGGCGCAGCGGAAAAAATCAAAGAGGCAAACAGCATCCAAGCGGTAGCCAGTGACGAAGATTTTGAATTCCATCTTGCTATTGCCGAGGCATCTAATAACCAGTATTACTCGACAGTCATGAAATCACTGCGTGAGAATATTAAAGAGGGAATGAATATCACTCGGACGCTATCATTACGCTCTGCAGACCATAATCGAATCACTTTAGTTCAGGATGAGCATGACGCGATTGTGAAACATATCGTAGATGGAGATGCCAAAAATGCGGAGCTCGCGATGAGAGCACATCTTAATAATGCGAGGGTGAGAATGTTTGAGGGTACCGATAGCTAA